DNA from Strix aluco isolate bStrAlu1 chromosome 2, bStrAlu1.hap1, whole genome shotgun sequence:
GTGACGTTAGTGATCACAGAattgttcaggttggaaaagacccttgggatcatcgagtccaaccatcagccttactcttcaaagttctcccctacaccatatcccccaacatctcatctaaacgacacttaaacacatccagggatggtgactccaccacctccctgggcagctgatACTTCAgctctgagcaggaggctggatcTTCCAGTCTAGTTTCTtgtttctgtgattcagtgaagAGCTTCCATAGAGCCTGGAGAGCGTTTTGGTATCACATTCACTTGATGCAGTGTCATTACATTTCCCATTCATCAGCCTGAAAGAACATCTGAGTACTTATCTTGGTTCGTTGCTCAGGCTGTCACAAGATTTTCAGCCTATGTCCCCTAATTAGGGAAAATTAGGTTTTGCTAATAAAAGAAAGTTGCTAAAACTGAATGTGGAGGAAGCTTTTCTCAGTGTTTGAATATAAAGGAATAGGCATAGATATGCTTCTCAGCTAGCATGTGTCCTAACAAGCAGTTTATTTCTAAATACAAGTCTGCACCAAATAGATCCATGAAAATATGGCTTCAAAAACATTAGGGGCATCAGAGGTATCAGGCTTTTGGTCACCCATCCAAGGCCTAGCTCTGCTGTACTGGTCAGCAAGCATGTAAACATGAGCATGGTCTCTCGCTAAACGTCAGTGTGCCCACAGgtcccctgcccagggcagggttCAGGACTCTGGTAGCTGAAGGCTGTTTGTCAGTGCTCTAATGCAAGGTGACACACAAGGCTCCAAAGACCCCGGCCAAGCACAAGTCCTCTGTTACAGCCACATCTTCACTGAGACTCCCAGAAGGTGATCAGGGCCTaatctttttgttctttgtttacaGTGAAAGTTCAATGTCACCTCACCTGCCAAGTATTTGTCCTAGGAGAGTCCCAATAACAAAACTGGATAGAAATGGGCAGTGAAGCTGACTGGTATAGCTTGCTTGCTCAGCAGAAGAATAATAGGGCTATTGTCCCCTTCTTCCGCCTGTTCCTCCATACAGCTCATGATTTCATTGTGCCATGCGATGTCTCCTTTCAGATAAGGGCTTTGGTCACCCACAGAGCacaatgaagaaattaaatatatgacACATCTGTAGACAAGGATCCCTGCAGGCTGATATGTATTTCCCATATCTCTAACAGGACCTCATGcagaaaagctattaaaaatctGTCTCTCATGCATCCACTTATCCTGAAACTATTTCCTTTAAGTCTGTGTTCAGGGACACTTGCACTAGTATCATTTTACTGCCTCTCACCCTGTATTCTGCAGTGGTGCTGCAATGCTTGGCTTTGTATTAAGGATAGTTTGCTGAATTCTCACTGAGTTGTTTTAGTTTTTGCTCTTGTGCTAGGTAAGAGATGTTGTGAACATAATAAACAGAATAATAGAAGTAGATAATTGTGTGAGACAACAAGCAGAAATGATGCTAAAGAATGCTGAAGGCAAGAGCTGGATGGCTCTTCAATTGAGCATCTGCTCCCTTGCTATCCAGTCCAACAAGCAGCTATATATGGTTTCTAAAACACACATTGTGTCCACCATTAGTGACAGATTGCTCTTGTCTTTCACCTCCTACTAACTTGCTTGAAACGTAGCTTGAAACAACCTCAAGAGTTCAGTGCTAGAAGGGATTCTGCAGCCCACCTGCTTTCTCTGACCACACATACAGTGACTGTCTACCACAGTTCCTCTGTCTAATTGAGCTCCAGTTCATGTGGAGTTTGTTCATTCAGTCTGGGATGCTGATTGCCAGAGTTTACTTTCTGCAGTAAGCTTCTTTGGAAAAACATGTTGGTCTAATAGTTACTTGCCTTGCTACCCTGAAAATGAGCCTTGGGTTTCTAAGTGACATAGGTGCAAAACGTTAACCTAGATGGCCAAACATgagatgggaggaggaggaaatgagtGGCAGCCTGGGTACGTTGGGGATGGAGCATGTGCAGCATCAGCTTGGGATGGTGTCTCCTGTGAAAACTTCATACGAGAATGAGCTTTTCTACCATTCCTCCCAGGAGCTGCAGTTGCATCAGatcaaactaaacaaaaacaaacaatgTCCCCAGGTGGAGTGTCTCAGCCCACTGCCACCCTAAGGAAGAACTCAGGTGGGACAATGCCTCATTTACCATTGCACAGGGAACAAAAGGAGGCAATAAATGCATGATTTTCAGATGTCAACACCAGTGGTTCTCAGCAAGGCCCCACAGTGCTGTGATTCCAGTCCCAAGAGGGGCTGAGCACTGCTGAGCTCCTTCAAGGACTGTGAGAGATGCAGCTACTCCGTTCCTTTCCAGATGAGCCCCTCTGGCTGCAGGTTATAAACTGACAGTTAAAAGACAAACTTTTAATTAGATCCTCAGAGACATCCACAAAGTTGTCCAAATGACTCTGAAACTAACTTCCAATAACATTAAGAGTTTCATTCTCTAGATATCTCCTCTGGCCAGCAGCAGCTCATTTTGAACAACTAGGAAGAGCTTCCAGGGTAAAGGTGAAGGGGATTGCAGCCTCCATTAACATCACCTGGTGTCATGTATGTACTCCTTTCACATGACTGGGGTGGACTTTCTCAGTCTCACAGTGGTCCAgctccacctttctcttccccatcccaatATTTCTAAGGCCCTTATTATTCCACTGGCATTTTTTTCACTCTTGTATGTTTTTAGTTACTGATACGCGACTATGTCATGCTCCTTCTCTTGCGCGACAGCAATATGAGGCCATCTCATTTTGTGTCATCAAGGCCTGCCATTTTAGGCTCATGGGATTATCTTGTTGAGAACTTGACTGATGTTGTGGATAAGGTTAAGGGGTCACAGTGTGAGACCTAATATGATGGGCTGTCACAGGGCGAGAGGAAGAGCTGAAAAGGGCAACGAACAGGCATCTCAGGTTTTTCAGAATTAGTGAAGGGTGATGCCCATAAGGGCTGTTAAGGGCTGAGGACATTTGTACTGATTACTTCACAGAAACAACCAGGTGCCCAGGAAAGGGGAAATCCCAGAATAACTATGAGGGAAGTTCTTAATCAGGTAAGAACACTTAGATCTGTCTTCAGAATGTCAGCCTTCCTTACTACCTTCACCTTCTTTCTTGTCTTAACTACAGGATTTCAAGCTAATCTTTTCCAGAGCCTGTAGCTTAATTTTCAGTTTGTCTGCCTTTTCAATTTTCACCTGCTGTTTTCAGTTTAAATCTTCTCATCCTCTCTTTCATGAGTTCCCTTTTTAGAttcatcctttctctctctctagtTCTAAACCAGTTTTCCTTcagtaacttcattttttttctgaataggaAATGCTTGCATGTTTATGATAGTATTAACTGAGGTATGCAACCATTTTCTTAACAGAGATGCAAGACAATGCTTTTGGCTCGGTTAGAGTATAAGTACAATGAGGTGAAAGAAATGCCCCACCTTTAACAAACCATGAGGAGAAATCAGCTGCCAGACTGCCTACCCTTTTCTTACAAAACTCTGTTTTATATGGTTTATGGTTCAGCATCTTTCCCAGAGTGAGTTCCCAGCCAGTGTTCATCAAGCCAAACAACAGAAACTGAATGAGAACAGGGTCATGCTTTTTTCTCACCAAGTCAAACTGAGGCCAGTCATCCTGCTGTTACCACCTCAGCCAGTTTCAGTTCCCGGTTTCCAGAAAGCTCTGAACATTACAGGAATAAGGAAACACTGCTTCTCCTAAAGGCTATGCAcaattttttcagtgtcttaCCTCTCTGGGAGGCAGTACTTCTTGACTCCTGTTGACTCCTAAATGGGAATCCAGTCTCTGTCAAGATGCTGCAATTTCCAGCCTCTGGCCCAGCTACATCCTGATCATAACCAGACTTACTGGAGTCACAAATGCACTTTCTCAAATgatattaacatttattttcatattgcCACTGTTACATTTTCATTAGAGTGAATCTTACATTTAATCAATCACCAAAACCAATTCAAGCAATCTACCTTAAAATTGCCTTAATTTCTGTAACTAGATAAGTCACCATAACGTTTCTGAATAATGAAGTATCTTCTGCTTGTGAACATACCTGCAGCAGAACATCCGTGGAACTGCTAAagccaaaatctttgctttctacAAGAGTATGATACCCCCCGAAGATCAATATTGGCATGCTTTTGCATGCAAAGAAGATCCACAATCTCTTTTATCCCCTTTATTCTCTTTTTACCACTGGCTAGTTACTTCATGTTGCTCGAACATTATTTTTGGCCACAGGTTGAGTGGAGAGACTTGAAATTCGCATAAGCCAGCAACGAGGCACTGTTCTGTGCCCATCTGCACAGGTcaagggcactcatcctaccTGACCCCCAAGGCAGGATGGTGGGCACTCATCCTAGAGCAAAGGCTGCAGTTCCGGCGGGGGTGTCTGCACCATCTACCCCAGAGGTAGCAGATGCCTCCCCCCggatggagctgctgaagggagaggctgcggTGCAGCCTCAAAGTGCGGGAAATGCCTGGACCTTTCTCCCAGGGTGAGCAAAAGGTGTGCCTGGTGGgggacctcctgcagcaggtggctgagtTGCAGGAGGTGGTGGGAAGGCTGCatagcatcagggaggctgagaaggagttagatagctggttccaagtgCAGCCTGCAGTGGACACACAGCCCGTGGACACACAGCCCATGGACACActgccaaaaactcccccactgGCACACAGGGAAGGCAGGGGGGCCAATAaagcagaagaatggaagcttgcaatggcaaggacctgcaggaggaagagacttcccccgAAGCCTGAAGTGGCCTTGTGGAactgcttcactgctctgcagactgaagaggaaagacctgtcacatcaggagagatgctggagctgagtaaggcagcccgGTCTGCTCCCCGTGTAACAATCAGCACAACTAGGAAAAGGCGATGAGTGATAGGGGTaggtgactctcttctgagaggcaCAGAGAcacccatctgccaacctgatgCACTCTAGAGACACGTGCTGCTTACTGGGGGCTTGTGtcagggatgtcaccaagagactgccgagcctcgtacagtccactattatctgctgctgttgtttcatgtaggcaccagtgatacagctaggagcagtctgaggagtgaCAAGAAGGACTAAAGAGCCCTGAGAGTGGTGGTAAGGGAATCTGGAGTGCAGGttgttttttcatcaatccttcTGGTCCAAAGGAAAGGGTCTGAAAGGAccagttgaatctggcaaatcaacaattggttacgGGACTGGTGTCACAGACCAGGGTTTGGCTACTTTGGGgttcactttgagaaacctggtctactgggggctgatggggtccatctgtcagagaaggggaagagtaTCTTTGgccataggcttgccaagctggtgaagagggctttaaactaaagttgccaggggaggggaacctcaatccatcccactcctaacAGCTTGATGCCAGTggcagcaatagatgcccagagcctggagagggatcacaggtcagcaggagagcatctgaagagcagcacaaggaAATTCCATCCAGACAGTCAGCTTCAccgggggcccaacttaaatgcctatATGCAAAtgcacgtagcatggggaataaacaagatgAGCTAGAAAGATGCGCACGCCTGTATGGCTACGATCTTGACATCATGGACACGTGGTGGGATGgttcctatgactggagtgttggaatggaaggacagacaggggagacaaggagggggtgtcaccctttATGTCAATGACCAGgtggagtgcacaagaagctgacCAAGACCTTATGGgacaggattaaagggagggcagggacaggagacattatagtgggggtccgctacaggccacctgaccaggtaGACCGAGTGGATGAGGCACTCTATAGAAgtataggagcagcctcatgttcacaagtcaacatcctcatgggggacttcaaccacctgatagctgttggagggacaacactgcagcaCATAAGCAGTCCTGGAAAACGTTGATAACTtctttctccaagtgatagaggatcCAACAAGgggaggtgctatgctggaccttgttctcaccaacaaggagaggctggtggggagtgtgaagctcaaggacagtcttggctgcagtgaccatgaaatggtggagttcaagatccttagggcagtgaggagggagaacagcaagctcactgccctggacttcaggagagcagactttggcctcttcagggatctgctttgcagagtaacatgggataaggTCTTAGAGGGAAGGGGGACCCAAGGAAGCttgttaatattcaaggatcacctacttcaagctcaggagcaatgcatcctggcaaagaggaagtcaggtcaGATCatcaggaggcctgcatggatgaacaatgagctcctggacaagctcaaacataaaatgaagcctacagagggtggaagcaagaagatagcctgggaggaatacagagagaCTGTCTGGGTAGTCAGGGATCATCTTAGGAAGGcgaaagccctgatagaattaaatctggccagggacatgaAGGATAATAAAAGCTTTTGCAGAtctgttggtgataaaaggaagaccagggaaaatgtgggccctctccagaatgAAAGgggagacttggttacctgggatatggagaaggctgaggtactcagtgacttttttgcctcaggcTTCATCAGcgagggctccagccacactgtccaagatACAGAAAGTAAAgatggggactgggagaagggagaactgcccattgtaggagaagatcaggtttgagaccatctaaggaacctgaaggtgcccAAGTACATGCACTttcaggtcctgagggaactggtggatgaagtggctaagccgcTGTCCATcctatttgagaagttgtggcagccGATCAAGTTCCCATTggttggaaaaggggaaatataacccccatttttaaaaagggaaataaagaagacccagggagccacaggccagtcagtcttacctctgtgccagGCAAGATCATGGGGCGGATCCTCCTGGATCAcggcacatggaaaatgaggaagtgatttgtgacagccaacatggcttcactaacagcaaatcatgcctgacaaatttggtggccttctacaatggggttacagcactggtggataaggaaagagcaactgaagtcatgtacctggacttgtgcaaatcatttgacactgtcccacatgacatccttgtctctaaattggagagacatggatttgacagatagCCCCCTCGgcggataaggaattggctggatggtcacactcagagttgtggtcaatggctcaatgtccaagtggagagcagtgacgagtggtgttcatCAGGGGTTTGTGTTGGGgtcagtgttgtttaacatctttgctggagacacggacagtgggattgaggcaccctcagcagtttgccgatgacaccaagctgtgtggtgcggtcgacatgctggagggaaaggatgtgccatccagagggacctggacaggctggagaggttggaactagatgatctttaaggtcccttccaacccaagccattccaAGAGGAAAAGTTTTGCATCTCTCCGTCATGTCAAAGCCGCAGGGCAGTCTGGGCTGAGAGCACCATTTCCCCAGCTGTTGCTAGGACTGGCCATCCCTGTCCTTCAGCCTTCCTGGTACATGTCTCAGCCATTTCCATTTTTGTCCAGATTGCTCCAGATTATACTGAGCTTCCCAGTAATGCTTCCCGGGCAACATTActgtttcttttgccttctttaGAGCAGGGTGGTGATTTATGTGTGTGGATAGGCAAGCACAGTGCTGGttctttttctgaagatcaaGGGGAACATCCTCTGAAGTATGTTGCAATTGCTGATAGAAACTGATATGATGTGATTCATTAACTGCAGCTGAATTCCAAGAAACTCTTTATACAAATTCAGGCTAAGGCAGGCCAGTCCCAAAGCCTTGCAGGTgtgtactgaaaaaaaatcacacacttAAGAGTgcgggggaggagagcagagctgaactctgcagcaaagaaaaaggTACATCTCTCTAACATGCTGCAGACTCAAGACATGCAAACACTAATGCTATTGTGCAGCTTTTATTAATCTATTATGAATTTGGCTGTAAGCTGATGCAATGAAAATGCTGGGAACCTGAAAGGTGTGGGCTAGAGGAGGAAGTATGGAGTCACTTTGACATGCATATTCTCATCCTTTCCTGCTCGCTGTTTGTCTTGTTGCTGTGTGTTCTGGCACTGGGACACATATCTCACTCCAGCTAACACTCCCCTGTTCGGTGAGCCATGTTTTGGAGTTAATGTGTAGGCGTGTGTTGAAACGTTGCGGGGAGGGGTAAGTTGCATGTTAATAAATGACAGCttatctacacacacacaaactgaaACAATAATTTGCCTTACTTATTTCAGTATAAGGCTGGGCactatggtaaaaaaaaaatagtgcataGTACTGCTGACTGTGTGGTATTGGTTACTGTGTATGTGCTGACTCACCTATGTTCACCTCCAGTCCAGTGGCAGAAAAGGACCATCTGAAGATGAGAAAGTTGGAACAGACTTGTCAAAATAGTTCCttgtaattatttttgcattCTTACTGAGGTAGCAGATTTCATCCTGTGGTTTGGATTAGAGAAGAGgataaatataaattaaagaaagaaatggcGCTTAAGCCCCTGAGTTTTACAACACAAAGAGAAACTATACATCAGTTAATCAGCTGGTGTTCTGAATTTCTCACAGAATTTGCTAGAGGGAGCAATCTTactctgcaaagcatttgactaAAATAGACTCTTCACTGTAAAGATTTACTTCCACTTATATTCTGCCCAATTTGCTAGGTGGAATTATAAAATAACCAGCTCCTCAATTTTAGTCCTGTTACAGCCGCAGAGACAACATGCCACAGAAAGAGGCATCAGGGttgttgttttattcatttttatacaaCAGTATCTAGAAATTCCAGCCAGATTCAGAATTCAGTTTTGTAAATGCTTTAAGGACATTCTGTGCCCTGAATTGTTTGCAGCATCTCAAACAAAAAAAgtgtaggggaaaaaagtttaaataaaaaaaagttttaaaagttgaAAGTTAAGGAAGTGAATTGAGAAACTAAAGAGAATAGACTCTACTGTCATAGCTTTAATTCCAAGAAGTTACATGACAGGTTTAAAAAAGAGTAAACCCAGATAAATACAACTTTGATATTTAAATTCTGCCTAATTTCAAAACTGTGTGACAATACAGAATCCCAGTTAGGGGTCCTGGGGCAGCCAAAACTCCACATGTATTTCAGCTTGTGACAGTGAACTCCTCAGGTTCACACAGTTATGGTCCTGTCCATACTGGACATCTGACCAAGGCTGAACAGAATCAAAAACTCAAAGATTTAGATGGGAGGGAACCTATGGAGGTGCCTAGTCCAACACCCTGTCCCTAGCACAGCTAGCTCCAGAGCTAGATCAGGATGCTCACGGCCTTGTCCAGGCAACATGTGAACATCTCCAAGGAGGAAGACCTCCCAGCCTCTCAGAACACCTGTTCCAGTGCTGAACCACCCTTGTGAGAAGAAGCGTTAGGTTATTTTTATGGCCAATCAGAATATTCTTTGATGTAAATGTTGTGACTGTTTCACTGTGCACCTGTGAGAGGACTCTGGCTCTGCTGTCTTGGTAGTCCCCCAATAGCTACCTAAAGTCATCAGTTAGATCCCCTGTTGGCCTCCTCTTCACAGGTTGAACAAACTTaactccctcagcctctccttggaCATCATGTGCTCCTCTTGAGCTTGTTGTCATCTCTCATATGGGGGACTGCAACAGTGGACACAGTGTTCCAGATGTGGCTTCATGTATGACAAATAAAGGGGAATAATTGCTTCCCTTCACCTTATGGCCACATTCTTGCTATTGCAGCCCAGTATGTGGTTGGTCTTCGTTGCCTATTCCTGGTTCATGTTCATCTTGCTGTCCACTGGAAGCCCAGGTTCTTTTCTACAGAGCTGCTCCCAACACAATTAGTCCCCAGACTGTACTGATACATGGGGTAGTTTTGTCCCAAAATGACTATGCCATATAGATAAAATATTATAGAAGAATATTTTGAAAGGTAGAATTCCTCTAAACCATGACCTGGGAAAAATCTTAAGGTACCATATTTACATGTTTCTGTCAAGTTCCATTTTAGCGGTCAAAAATCTTTACTGTGCCTCTTTTTTCTACTTACAGATCTCCTTAATGATTTCAGTATAAGTAAGGCCAGAAATGAATGTAAcaatggtaataaaaataaattgtcccCAAATAATTTCAGTCCTATCCCCTGCTGAACAGCAATTTCATCTGAGTCAGTAAGAAATAATGGATTATCTGATCTGGTGAAAACTCCACATATGGGTTTAAAGTTTTtatatctgttttgttttgcctttaagTGAGAGTTTGGTTTAAACTTGCTTAAAGACCACAGATATATTTTTATGTAAGAAGAGCACCAGTGCATTCTGTTAATTAAATTGTTGACATTTCAGGTACAAACCAGCCCAATAAAGAATCAGCTCCTTTCAACTGCTTCAGTGAAAGGAGCAAGAGCCCCCTAGGAGGATGTTACAACACTGCCTTCCTCTGAAGGTGCAATTACATCCTGTTGCTTGATTTACAGAAAAAGTGCAAACCCCCTCTTCTTGGGAGGAATGGAACTGCCTGACATTCAtgcagggagggcagaggcagTGGAGAAGAGGAAAGACCTCTGTGTCATACTGTATATAAGGAACTGGGTCctgtggaagagaagagaggatgattatgaaatgctgaaagaaaacatttgctctAGGGACACTCACAGCAGAGGGATCCCGGACTGGGCAAGAAACAGAATCTCAGCCCAGACTGAACTGCGGACATCGTCAAGAGGAAGAAGTCTCTATTTCCTTACCTTCTAACCCAGAGACGGTATGTTGTCACTGAAGTGATCAGCTCCAAATGAAAGGAAGGGAAACCCCTGTTTCTTCCCCATTCTAGCTTTGTTATGTTTAGTGGAATCCCCTTAAAGTCTCAGTACTTGGAGAGACGACACCCCCAGCTGGTGCCCAGTGATTGAGTCCGCAGTCTTGAGACCCATTACTCCTGCTTTCTGTGAAGACCTACTACTTACATACAGTGTCAAGAAAGCTTTATAGCCAGACTGTTCAGAATAGATGTCAGGGAGGTCCTGCAGCAGCAAAAGGTGGATGTAGGAGTTAGTCATGGCTTTATAACCACTAGGAACTGTGTCTAGCAGTAGTCCTTGCTGAGTTACTTGCTTTTGCAGGCTTACTGCTCCCTCTACGTTCTCTAAAGAGCTCCTTCTTGGTCTTCACTGACTGTCCATTTTTTTGTCTTGGAGCTTATGGTAAGGTTTCTCCCTAACTTAGTCACTTAGACCTATGCTCTGAAGCACAGAGGTTTAATTCCTAGTTTTGCACCTGAGGTAATATAATTGTGGATATTTTCATTATTCGCCTGAGTCTCCAGATGTTTTGAATCCTGCTGAGATACCGTATCACAAGGAAACCTTGAGGCAGCAAGTTTCAGTGATTACAAAGGAAACGTAAAGGTAAAGGTGTGTAGGCTTATCAGATGCACCTCCTCAACTTTATTGGTTATTTCTTTCTGGAGCTTTTTTGAGATGTCTTCTTTCCAGAAATATCCCTGTCTCCACTAATAATTTTTTCCATCAACTTCCCATTCCTTCTATTTGCTCTTGATGGCATTGGACTATTTAATGTAGTTTTCCAGCTTCTTTCATACTTAAAATATTGCTGGTTTTTTGATGTGAGCAGAAGTCTTTAAggaatctctgctttttttcctggtttacaGTAAAGTGTAGACAGAGTTGGAATTATTCCCTGTAGTAAATATTGCATTACATGATGAACACACGAGCAATGAGCACTGTTCACCTATGGTGAATATATGTAATTTATTACTGTACATCTCTTTACGTCCTTATCTTTTCTAGATCTTTACAACTTAAACACCTTTGCATCACTCTACATCCCTAGGAACTTTCCATTCTTCCTGTGACAAGAAAGATGTCATTCCCTCCAAGTCCAAGATAttagctttgtattttctttaaaaaattgttatgCAGAGTACATTGCTGTGGACATCATTGGTTTTGAGTTTGGAAATTTGTTTACTTTAACTCTGATGCCATAGGGCTGAGCCAGGCATAAAGATGTCAGCAGCCAAAATGTCAGCTCTGATTTTGGAATTCTCATGTCTAATCACTGACCCCTTCCATTTGAAATCCTGTTTCAATATGAACTTTGAGTCAGATCCATTGTGGGGAGGGGAGAAGCCAGTCAGTGAATACCTCAAATTGCCATTAATTGGAGTCAGATTGTAGCTGGGAAGCTCCAGCTCACTGTGTTGTTGTCCTTGTACATCTCTAGCACAGATGTAGAGAACTGCAGCATTGATGTGAATAGAGAATGAATGGGTCTGCCTGGGAGTAGAAGCACCAGAAGGAGCAGTAGCAGAATGTCTGCAAGATCTAGGTGTTGATGGTCATCAAGATCCTAACACATCCATTTTTAGCTTCTTAGGACACTCAGATCAGGAGGGAAGAGTCCAATATGACTCTCAAAAGCAGGGCAGGACAGAGAGACTAATCAGTGTCAACTCCTAAAGGTTACCTAATGCATTTTCAAAACTCCGCATGGTCACCAACCTAAGAACAACTCAGAAGAAGTGATGAAGACCCAACAGATGAAATTCCTTGTCATCAATGTCATGGCAAAGAATCCTAGGCAGATCATTTGGGCACAAGAACCTTTGTGGCTGTGAGAATATGGGTCTGAGAGTGTGTCGAATGTGACTGAGTGagatcagttttgtttttaaataaaatcacctTCCTGCCCCCACAATGAGCTTTACTACACTGGTTCTTACAGTACTGCAACATTATTTCCTATATAGAATAGATTGCCAGGCATCAGGTCAAAGTCAACTGTCTcccttctgtttctctccctgTAGATGCCATGTGAAGGCTGCATGGAGAGGGACAATAAGAGCACTGGTGCAACCATGGAGTTCCTCCTGCTCGGCTTCTCTGAGCTTCTCTGTCTGCGGGTCCTCCTCTTCCTTATCTTTCTCATTATCCATTTGGTCACACTGGCAGGGAATGTGATGATCTTCATGGCAGTAGTTATGGAACCTTCCCGTCCTCccatgcttttcttcctctgtcagcTCTCTGTCATCGAGCTCTGCTATACCTTAGTCATTGTCCCTAAGGCACTCTTCAGCCTGATAGTGGTGGATGGCAGCACCATCTCTTTCATAGGCTGTGCTGCACAGATGCACCTTTTCGTGGCACTCGGTGGGGCTGAATGCTTCCTCCTGGTAGCCATGTCGtatgaccgctacgttgccatctgtcAGCCACTTCACTACATAGCTGTGATGAGTGAGGAGTTCTGCCTCAGGCTGGCTGTGGCATGCTGTCTGGGAGGCTTTGCTGTTGCCCTGGGGTTGACAGTGGCTGTTTTCCGCTTACCTTTCTGCCAGTCGCGTC
Protein-coding regions in this window:
- the LOC141920009 gene encoding olfactory receptor 10AC1-like, producing MPCEGCMERDNKSTGATMEFLLLGFSELLCLRVLLFLIFLIIHLVTLAGNVMIFMAVVMEPSRPPMLFFLCQLSVIELCYTLVIVPKALFSLIVVDGSTISFIGCAAQMHLFVALGGAECFLLVAMSYDRYVAICQPLHYIAVMSEEFCLRLAVACCLGGFAVALGLTVAVFRLPFCQSRHINHFFCDVPAVLHLACTQSYTPELPLLAACVLLLLLPFLLILTSYVCIAAALLHVTSSVGRCKAFSTCISHLAITSLHYGCATFMYIRPKTSYSPDRDKMVSLVYTNITPLLYPLIYSLRNKEIRGVLRKMLRRKKTAQLNWGTTRAVMCVCDNENENAINLTRIERAE